DNA sequence from the Cucurbita pepo subsp. pepo cultivar mu-cu-16 chromosome LG06, ASM280686v2, whole genome shotgun sequence genome:
ATCTTCTTTGATGTTAAAACCCTTTGTATACCCTTCCATCTCCGGCTGCCACCATGCAACCGTCTCCATCCTTGATTACTGGCCCTATCAGAACTCTAGCGACCACCGCCCGACCTTCCACGATCATCATCCAAGCCTACCAGCACCAGCAACCCAATCCAAAGTTCAATGGTATTTTTGGTTATAGAGCCGATCTTGTTGGTGGTTGTGGCCGTAGATTTCCTGCTTGTGCAAGTCCCAGCTCAGGGCCTCAAGTTCCGGCTGCTTCTGCTCCTTTTGTCCAATCCGATGTAGGCGCTGCGTCTCGGACGTCGGCACTGGAAAAGTTGGATACTGTCGAGGAGGGCCTAGAAAAGGTTTGAACCTCTAATTCCTGGGTGCctgtttaattcataatcatAGTAGCTTTTATAGTGTGACAATATTACTTCGTGGGATTTCAGGCCATTTATCGATGCCGATTCATGGCGTTTTTGGGCGTCTTAGGGTCTTTAATTGGGTCTGTACTCTGTTTCGTCAAGGTATGATGACTACCTTCCATCTCTCTATCACATTATTCTGTTTTCATAGGGCATGATTTGTGTTTCATTGTCTGTGTTGGGAATCTTTGAACTGAGATTTTTCTTCAAGATTCTATATTGCTGAACCTTGGTTGGAGAATATATGGTctatttgtctttttattcttGTTGATTGGTGTACTTGAATAATCATTAGCACCACACGTTGTCTGttgaatttcattaaatatataatacgCGGTCTGCCTTTCttgattttctaattttatacGTGCTTATGCAATGCAGGGGTGCGTTCATGTAGCAGCATCTTTATCAGAATATTTTGTAAATCGTGGAAAAGTGATTATGTTGCTAGTGGAGGCCATAGGTACTTACTGTGAAGTACTCTCAAACTAATgttcttttctctgttttctgtTTGTCAAATCTGTGTAAAATGTtcataattttgttataaaaagtATCTTTGAGtctttataaaaagaaatttgattcaaTTCGAAGATTAGATTGAGTACTAGGGCACACGATCTGTGGAAGTAAATAAACGTTTTCATTATTGATAGGTGTTTTGTTAGCATTACTGCTGTATTAGAAgctttttcatgtttttatttgcttccttatttttataatgaaaCTAAGGTAGCCACTTGTTCTACTGAACTCACTAACTTCTACCAATTTTTTGTTGTAGTACATAAAACTCAACTGAAAAATGTGAAACTGGTTCCAttactcttcttctttttttNTTTTTTTGGTTTATATGCTCTTGAACCTAAACACAAAAGTAGTTGCACAACCacaaatgtaaaataaaacaatttcattCCTCCACGATAACCAGTTCATCTTCTaatatttatgacataatcaAGTACAATCTGAGATCGAACTACACTGAGAATGAAGCTATGAAGTCTCAAATGATTGAGATGAGAAGGAATCCTAAAGAGTCCACAAGTAAGttaatagttttatggggTGTGAGGGATTCTGGAGAAGAGAAAACCAAGAACAGTGGGCTGGGGCAGCTTTACTCAAAtggaaaatttaataaaatattaatggaatTGGTTAAATTGTAATAGTTTAGAAACAATACTTGTAAAGGGAAGTTGAACCCTTATCAATTATTGTTTAGGATTCTGGTTCAGGTTTTCATTTAATTCTTCAATTGGTTGTTTGGTTAACATTGTTGAGTTCTCTTGTGATTGTACAAGTCATGCAGATGGATGTCTGAATAGAATACAAAATTTTGTGCTTGTTTGATCATCAAAGATAGATATCAGTGGAATAAGTTAACTTAATCAGCCTGTAAATTTTCCTGGCCCTAGACATGCATAAATTATCCCTCTTCTTAGGTTAGTCGGANGTTAGCATTACTGCTGTATTAGAAgctttttcatgtttttatttgcttccttatttttataatgaaaCTAAGGTAGCCACTTGTTCTACTGAACTCACTAACTTCTACCAATTTTTTGTTGTAGTACATAAAACTCAACTGAAAAATGTGAAACTGGTTCCAttactcttcttctttttttttttttttttttggNTAGTCGGACTCTTCTTGGGATTCATTTTGTCTCAATAAAAACAcgactcaaaaaaaaaaattaatggtcACTAAATTCTTGCTTCAAATGGTTTGCAGATGTTTATCTCTTAGGAACTGTTATGCTAGTCTTTGGCACGGGTCTCTATGAGCTGTTTATCAGCAATCTTGGAAGTGCACGGTCATTTTCAGAGAGAAGCGTTTTGCATAGATCCAACTTATTTGGCTTGTTCACTTTAAAGGTTAGTCAATCTTATCCCTGTAATTGTGATGCAGTTTCTCTACTGTTACCTGCTGCTCGGTAGTCATTGTGATTGTAGTTCTTTTGTTTATGCattcaaaatcatattttgtCCCTAAAGTTTTCCTCCTCGATTTAACGTCGTTAGCTTAAAGCTCGTCCTACTTTAGTTCTTGAACTTTGTGATGACTTAGTCCCTATCGTGAAAAATCTACTAAAAATGAATTCTCCatatgagaaaacaaaaaaagtgaTGGGCTGGTGTGATCTAGGCTCAAACCAACATTACAACTTGTATGTACTAGAGCTTAGagattaaattgttataaattttaaattatagagaATATTGTTACTTAGTGACTAAATTGTTATCATCTATATTTGTGGTCGAAATAACATTCTAGCTGTAGTTGGATGTTTGGGCCCTAATTGAGCCTAAAAATGGATTTTGATAATCGCATACCCAAAcatctcatttattttaaagtctAACGGCCCAAATCTACtaattgtcctctttaggctttccttttcgagttTCTTtccatggttttaaaataagtttaacagggaaaggtttccacatgtttataaagaatgtttctcctccccaaccaatgtgagatctcacaatccaccctcttttggggccagcgtcttcactgtcatttgttcccttctccaatcgatgtggaacccccccccaatctacccccttcggggccgaacgtccttgctggtacatcGCCTAGtgttcacccccttcgggcctcagcctcctcgctggcccATAGCCTGATGTCTGactcttatatcatttgtaatgccccaagcctaccgctagcagatctTGCcctaagtttttaaaacacatctatttGGGAGAGGTTtatacacccttataaaaaatgctttgttttcctctccaaccaatatgggatctcacgttGTTAGTGTTCAATAGATTAGCTAATGTTAATTTATATTACAGTTTTATGTGATTGAATATATGCAGGAACGACCGAAATGGATGAACATAACAACAGTAAACGAGCTGAAAACAAAGCTGGGGCATGTCATAGTGATGCTGCTTCTAATTGGGTTTTTTGACAAGAGTAAAAAGGTGGTCATTCAATCTCCAGGTGATTTGCTTTGCTTAGCTGTTTCAATATTCCTTTCCTCTGCTACCTTGTTTTTGCTCTCAAAACTAACCGAATGAAAGTAATAAGTtatgtaaaaatataaaaaatataatacccctttttttttttttttccttttttggccTTCCCTCTGAAAACGGTTGAAACCATGAAATGTTCTTGTAAATGGTTGTGAGATTACTGTAAGAAGAGTTACTGTAGTGTAAATTGACTTGACTGCAaaagagtaaataaataagaaaataaaattttagagagcCATTTAGAACTAAAATAGACGGAAatctaaaatataagaattaaaattgttagacgaacacgactctccgtatgatattgtccactttgagtataaacttataagctctcatgacttttctttggacttcccaaaaggcttcatagGAATCGAGAGAacattctttgattataaacctataaactcatgatcattctctaaattagttgaTGCGGgacactttcatcatccaacattttttttttgtagtcttagtcattttttactatgctttcgaggaggctcgactctttttcttttggagtcctttgttcgacattttgAAGATTTAGCAATCTATTGACCTAACTAAGTTTAGGGCTTtccacaatgatataatattgtccacgtTAAGCatagctctcatggctttgctttaggcttcccaaaaggcctcgtaccaatgagtaccaatgaagagagtattatttgattataaactcatgatcattctctaaattagtcgaggtggactttcatcatccaacaaaaattatattttaactttatattaaaattagcaaCAAAAAGTAATTCAACcagataaaataataataattagaagaaaagatataatatgaaaaaaaaaatcaaatggaatATAAATAGCCCAACTTGAAGGAGATTCCAAGAGTGTAGAATATTTTGGATAAATTATAACCCCTCTTGcattaaattattcattttttttatttcataaagaTTCCTTCATGGTTGAAAGGATTTGACCTCTCCTCTGTTGTTCGAGAATAGATATTTTAACgagatattttatgaattatattatttagttaaattttttgtaagtgccataaaatatgatatatgactaacttaaaaagaaatacattCAAATTACCAATATAATATTACTTGACGACAtcatcatattttatttatattttattaataaatattgcaACTAACTAGTGGAATACCTTAAATAACTGTGGATTTACTCCAATAATATCTAACTTCACATATTCTTATGCTATGCTTCTTTtgtacatattttcttttactaaCTTTATATATGCTTTTCCATTATTAAAGttgatattattaattatctatATCTTTAACTTGTTGAGTCGAAGTCTCGTGAGAACTCTTTTTGAACAGGGTGAAAATTCTCGGTTTAAATGGTAAATGAAGTAGAGAGTGGGGAGAGATTTCTCTTCATTAGATAAATGGAGTCAAGGACAAAGATTATATTCTCGGTTTAAATGGTAAATGAAGTAGAGAGTGGGAAAGATTTCTCTTCATTAGATAAATGGAGTCAGGGATAGAGATTATATTCTTTAAATGGTAAATGGAGTAGAGAGTGGAGAAAGATTTCTCTTCATTAGATAAATGGAGTCGGGACCAGAGATTATATTCTCTCTGTTTAAATGGTAAAGGAGTAGAGAGTGGGGAGAGATTTCTCTTTATTAGATAAATGGAGTCAGGGATAGATTATATTCTCTCTGTATAAATGGTAAATAGAGTAGGGagtggagagagatttctctTCATTAGATGAATAAATGGAGTAGGGAGTTAGGGACAGATTATATTCTCTCTATTTAAATGGTAAATGAAATAGAGAGTGGAAAtagatttttcttcattaataaATGGAGTCAGGGACAGAAATTATATTCTCTccattgaaataataaatggaaaagacAGTGGAAAtagatttttcttcattaaatgGAGTCAGGAACAGAGATTATATTCTCTCGGTTTAAATTTGGAGTCATGGACAGAGATTATATTCTCTCTGTTTAAATGGTAAATGGAGTCAAGGAGTAAAGAGAGATTTCTCTTCATTAGATAAATGGAGTCAAGGACAGAGATTACCTGGcttaatacaaatatattctttaagaaaattactatTATGTCCCCCAAATAACTGTACAGCTcatataatttgataattgaattataaaaattgcACCAAAAATATACACAAGTGGCCGCCAAAGGACAACGCCAGCAAACTCGTTGGCCTTGGTGTATGTTCCACTACTTcaattttatcataaattaaCTATCATCTCaatttgatatttgtttttataatatcAATTTGATTATCAATCTAAGATATTTAAAACCCTTCATTGGATGCCAAGCTTGAATATTCTTTGGTGTTGTTTTTTCCATGCTCAACCATCTACTTGATCGATTTTCCCCCTTCcattttacaatattttacgaaaaaacttcaaaaacacttAATCTATGGTGGGCAGGGCGGGGAGATCTTCTGtggtattattattttgttggttaaattataagtttagttttTCAACATCGAATGTTATGTATGTTGGTGGGTGAAAGTctcacgtcggctaatttagggaatgattatgggtttataaacaaataatactctctccattgtgAGGAGGTTGAAGGAAGCACAAAccaaagctatgagagcttatactcaaaatagataatatcattaccattgtggagagtcgtgttcgtctaacaatatattttatttacttgttaattttttttttaatacaaatttacGAAGATATTAGACGGAAAAGATCAGTGtctaatttagttttatgcCAATTAGATTGATCAATTAACTAATTATTCTTTTACCCgttagaagaagaaattaaaatttaaaggatattaagcatttttttttataagttttagacacaaatttaaaaagttaaagtctaaatttataatttaaatttttatgtatattatattagataaagTTTTAAGGTACTTTTAACtttacatataaaaattatttattttattttattttaatcatttctcattttatttgtCTTGTGAAGGGTTTGAATTAGTAtctaatcttattttttttccaagatttaagaaaatatcGACGAtcaatctttttaaaattatcgtctttttaaaatatatattgttagatgaatacgactctctgcaatggtatgatattgatctcataccaatgaaaatagtattctttgattataaacttgatcattttctaaattagccgatgtgggactttcatccaacactttccctcaaacaaagtacgcctcctcCTAATCGAGGCTACTATGCctcatttgaggattctattaacatggctaagtttagggcatgactttgatatcatgttaaatgaacatgactctccacaatggtatgatatttttcACTTTGAGAATAAGATCTCAtaactttgctttgggtttcccgaagaggcctcgtaccaatggagatagcattctttgattataacttaggatcattccctaaattagccgaacatatattattattattattattattattattatttgtgatAAAGCTGGTTTTGtgtcataaaattataaaaattagttaaaaatattgtgAGCAGGCTTTATGGTGGTCAATGAATTGGGTAATCCAgtgggttttattttattgttatagtGTGAGAAAAAGTGCCCTAAAATAGGACCTCCCTCCAAAACAtgcaaatttcttttatttattctttattttttatttttaattattcaacaaACTGCCCATTTACTTAAATTTATATGTCACAAAAATCCCACTTGCtggtattaaaataaattaaaatattattaaaaaaaaaaggttttggAAATAAGGCTTGAACCGAGGAATCTTCATATGGAATTCAAAGGCCGACAATAGCTTATGGACTATGAACGAGCTAGATTctttcattaatataattattgtctttaaataattaatgtttaagGTTTATGGAAGAATTTTAGTGACCAAGTTGTGAGTGTTTTCTactctataattttaaatattatcctTAAATGATACCATTTTTTCTATACTTGTTATTATTAGTAGTCTTAATACAAGAGGTAGTTTAAGTTTAGCTAATAATGCATTTCATAATTATGGTAGGACTTGTGGAAAGTAGGTCCCGAGCGTGTGAAAATCttgaaatttattgatatGGACATACATGGCAACGGTAACGACCTAATCCCATcgctggtagatattgtcttctttgtgtttttcttcttgagtttcccctcaaggtttttaaaacacgtttactaAAGAGAAGTTTTCTTATCCTTatcaaaaatgttttgttttcctcttcaactaaggtcggatctcacaatctatcccctttcgaggcccagtgtcctcattggcactcgatcctctcttcaatcgatgtgagatctcacaataactTGGGTGTTTGCCATAATAAAAGTGACAGGTTTGTATCGTTGAAAGTAGaagagagaatgaaaaagTTGTTTGAATTTAGATCTAATGAGTATTGTAACactaaatgaatattttattttagatctGAAATCCCTTAAAAATAAACACTTGATTTGatggttttgatttgaaatgtCACGGTCCTACATTTTTCGACCGCGCAGCGTCATGACCCtgacacgctcacgaccagctttaaggggaattaagccccatatatattttttgcttCGGCTTTGTGGTTTCGTCCGACCTTAggtgaggtttgtcttcaCCAATCGAACATCACTTGTACgaaatccaagcttgttcgacCACACACAGAGTAAAAGAGTGTTAGTTgacatttcaatttcaattaagacaaaatgatattaattaaattataaatttactatttgaatattaagttttttttttattacctctaataattcattaaactcttttttatttaataaattttcgataaatctaaaattaaaaaaataatatttaaaataatgattattttaatttctacttGACTAAAGAAaacacattaaataaataataattaatttcccaTTAGCCTACTTGCTTTGTTATTAATAGAAACCATcgaatgtttttattattattattattattattattattattattatttgaggAATAAAAAAAGCAGGCAATTATTATATGGTAGGGCCCACTCCCAGgaacttttgtaattttaggACTTTCAAAGTACAAATATGGGTACCAATTTCTTTTCCTAtcaataaaagtttttaagtCGAATATTCTCAAagaatattctaaaaaaaaatcataagagttttttaaaaaaataaaaaataaattcttttattttttttatattaattaattttttaatttaaacatgtAACGTggagaaatttaaatatataaaatcttaatcaaatttatacactttaatttattattgagataatttgatattaattaaacttatcATATCccaattcattaattaaaaaaaataatcataacaattttttttttatattgtaaaTAGATTAAATAGTCACATCAAGATTCATCAGCTGATGaaaagtattatttatttattttatctttattatttttttaccaagataaaaattattattaattgtgtcaaatttatatttgattataaagaTTAGTGGAAGAagcattttgatttaattaaaacttaataatctcagattttgatatcattttattttattttattaaagttgaagctattttttttaattaatcccGATTTGGTGTGGTCTAATcaaagtctttttttttaattaaaaaaaaaaaaagaaattgttttttagtatatgaattttatttctaaaaatcttttgtttgaattttctcttttatttatatctcaaattaaaataatagtaataataatttgaaggctaaattgataaaaataccaataatactcttaaagtaaaaaaaaaaatgttaatatttatttcaaaaatatccttaaacttttaaaatagtttcaaaaatatcttttagcagttgaaaaatacccttaaaatttcaaattttttattaacaattactaactttaaaaatacttgaaacttttttaaaaaactattaataattttttaaaatactatttttaaaagtatttaaaattgtgattttttttaaatactattaataaatttaaatgtattaatacttttaaaatactatttttaaatttgttaaaaaaaccTACTTTTGAAATTGCATACAAAACTAATAATAAGTGAAAGGTTTgaaagtttatatatatatatatatataattttattttattaattatagtaatttaaaattaaaactttttcaCATAAACAAATGggcaataaaaaattaatttgccaaatttgaaatgatttgaaattaaagtCCTTTTCATTAAACATgccaaaaatggaaattattcgcatgtgattaaaaaataaataaataaattatcaagTGGGCTCTTTTAAATTCATCTTAAATAGCTGTCTTATGCCAACTCCAACCCCATAAATACTAACCTCTTCCCCATTTTCATATCaatttcctttccattttttcttatttaaattaacaaaaaaataccaaaaaaaaaaaaaaagaaaaaaactccATGGCAGCTCGTAGAAGCTTACACTTAGTTAACTTGCTTCCTCTCATcacccttcttcttcactccCTCTCTGTAACATCACGGCCGCTGCATGGCATCGATCCGCTGCCCTCCGCCGCTGCCATGGCGGTCGTCTCTGCCCATCACCATGCTATATTGCCTCCTGCCCCGGTATCGACATTGACATTCTCGATAAACCGGTATAAATATGTAGAAACGGATGCATTCCGACCTACCACGCCCGGACATAGCCCTGGGGTTGGCCACACGGATCCACCAGGTAGGGCGTAGTCGTCGCCCGAGCTGCATATGTTCCATCAGTGTTTATATTGTTTGTGTGTTTTTGTTGAGAATGATTTTGGGGCTTTGTAATGTGTTTTCCTTTacaattgtgttttttttttttttNCCTTTACCTCTTGACTCTTCCCGTTTTCTCTCTAtccatataatttaatttcttctaaAGGCTCGTTCAAGATAAACGAGCTAAAGTCGACGTATAAAGAACTATGAAGTTAtctaattttatgaaaaaatgttttgttccgcTCCATGTTTGacttgataccatttgtaacaattcaaactCACAACTAAccgatattatccgttttgacATGTTacatcaccgtcagcctcacaattttaaaacgcaactaccagagagaggtttccatatcaCAGATGtgatgtgagatctaacactttaatcttatttaaatctgtaaatttttttaaaatacattattttattctttgtctatcttaaatttattttattaaatgttcTTCTCTAACTTAATTTGCTTGAAAGTCATGCTTGTATTATTGTATTAATATACACATTCTCaatggtatatatatatatatattaaattttgaataattaagaattaatagatatttttaatattcaaaaaataaaataggggCAAAAATCCATActtgacaaaaataaatattttaaaaattagagataaaatagatatttaaattttttattttacatctatttaaattaaaatagatgcATTACCAcgacaaatatatatatatatatatatatatatatatatatatatatatatataattttaaaattacttatttattattttgtccaTTAGtatcaatttgtttttatt
Encoded proteins:
- the LOC111797628 gene encoding uncharacterized protein LOC111797628 gives rise to the protein MQPSPSLITGPIRTLATTARPSTIIIQAYQHQQPNPKFNGIFGYRADLVGGCGRRFPACASPSSGPQVPAASAPFVQSDVGAASRTSALEKLDTVEEGLEKAIYRCRFMAFLGVLGSLIGSVLCFVKGCVHVAASLSEYFVNRGKVIMLLVEAIDVYLLGTVMLVFGTGLYELFISNLGSARSFSERSVLHRSNLFGLFTLKERPKWMNITTVNELKTKLGHVIVMLLLIGFFDKSKKVVIQSPGDLLCLAVSIFLSSATLFLLSKLTE